The segment GTCATTGAGATTGTTCCGTACTTTGCAGCACTTGCATTAATCATAATCATGTTTGATGGTGGGTATAACCTAAAGATTGGACAAATTCTAAAGACTGCACACTTTTCTGTGATTCTAGTAATTTTGGGATTTGCGGCTGCTGTTGGTACTGTCAGTGTATTTGCACATTATGGTTTAGGATGGGAATGGCTCGACAGCATACTACTTGGAACTATAGTTGGAGGTAGCAGCTCGATCATTGTTTTTGGTTTGGTAAGAAAACTGAGAATTTCAGAGAAAGCAAAATCAATGCTTAGTTTTGAATCTGCATTAACTGATATTTTATCAACAATTGTAGCATTCATTTTGTTTGAGGCAGTTCTTACAGGTTCATTTAGTATCGACCTTTTAGGAGAAACACTTGGAAGAGCAATCGCTGTTGGCCTGATACTTGGATTTGGAGTTGGAATTCCATGGATGTTTATTATTTCCAAGTTGAGTAATGCACAACACAACTATATGCTCACATTAGGAGTTCTATTCTTACTATTCTTCTTGGCAAACTCATTTGGAGAATCAGGAGCATTGACCGCACTTGTATTTGGACTAATGCTAGGAAACAAAAAGTATCTACTAAAGAAATTACGAATTAAACTGCCAGAGCATACAATAGATAACTCACTTCACAGTCAAGTTACATTCATTGTTAGAGCATTTTTCTTCGTCTTTGTAGGATTGCTAGCAAGCTTTGGGCAAATTGAATATGTCATATTTGGAATAGTGGCGGCGGTGGCGATTTACATTGGAAGAATCATTATTACACATACTGCACTTGTGCGTGGATTTTCCAAGTTAGACAAGAAAGTTACATCTGTAATGATTCCAAGAGGATTAGCTGCTGCCGTGTTAGCTACTATACCGCTTACAATGGGATTGCAAAATGGAGAAGCGTATCCGCAAATAATATTTTTCATAATATTATCATCTGTAATCATAACAACAATTGGATTAGGCAGTGCAAAGAAAATTGAACCTCCAGAAGGAAGTGGGGGATTTGTTACGGAAACAAAAGATAAATAATTGCTTTATACGTCTATAGATTCTTTTAAGCCTTTGTAGCGGTTTC is part of the Candidatus Nitrosopelagicus brevis genome and harbors:
- a CDS encoding cation:proton antiporter domain-containing protein, which translates into the protein MDVDNPGMEIILNGLANIQRFIGEVSMGEGSLIASAPILLLAASVVIILGVLGEAFFKKTGIPDIAFLMILGVMIGPVIGIVQPAAVIEIVPYFAALALIIIMFDGGYNLKIGQILKTAHFSVILVILGFAAAVGTVSVFAHYGLGWEWLDSILLGTIVGGSSSIIVFGLVRKLRISEKAKSMLSFESALTDILSTIVAFILFEAVLTGSFSIDLLGETLGRAIAVGLILGFGVGIPWMFIISKLSNAQHNYMLTLGVLFLLFFLANSFGESGALTALVFGLMLGNKKYLLKKLRIKLPEHTIDNSLHSQVTFIVRAFFFVFVGLLASFGQIEYVIFGIVAAVAIYIGRIIITHTALVRGFSKLDKKVTSVMIPRGLAAAVLATIPLTMGLQNGEAYPQIIFFIILSSVIITTIGLGSAKKIEPPEGSGGFVTETKDK